The sequence below is a genomic window from Microbacterium sp. SORGH_AS_0888.
CGACCGGCGACCTCGGGGTCACCCCGCAGCGCACGCCGCAGCCGGTCGCCGTCTGAGCCGCCGCGGGCCCCGGCGCGCCGCTCCCACAACCGGGAGCCCGCACCGGGGCCCGTTCGCGGTTACTGGCCGATCTCCTGATAGGCCGCGAACAGCAGCGACTCGTCGGGCGCCTGCAGCACGGTCGGCCGCGCGATGTCGTCGAGCACGATGAACCGCAGCATCCCGCCGCGGGACTTCTTGTCGCGCTGCATCGTGGCGAGCAGCTGCGGCCACGCACCGGCCCGGTAGCTCAGGGGCAGGCCGAGCATCTCGAGGATGCGGCGATGCCGATCGACCGCCTCGTCCGAGAGACGCCCCGCCAGCCGGGACAGCTCGGCCGCGTACATCATCCCGATCGAGATCGCCGCACCGTGCCGCCACTGGTACCGCTCCGCGTGCTCGATGGCGTGCCCGAGCGTGTGCCCGTAGTTGAGGACCTCGCGCAGGCCCGCCTCACGGAGGTCCTCCCCGACGACCCGCGCTTTCATCTCGATCGCCAGCTCGATGCAGCGACGGAACGCGGGGCTCGCGGGGTCGACGGCCGCGACCGGGTCCGCCTCGATGAGGTCGAGGATCTCGGGATACCAGATGAACCCCGCCTTCACGACCTCCGCGAAGCCCGCGACCCGTTCGTTGGCGCTGAGCGTGTCCAGCAGATCGAGGTCGCAGATCACCGCGCGCGGCGGCCAGAACGCGCCCACGAGGTTCTTGCCCTCTGCCGTGTTGATGCCGGTCTTGCCGCCGACGGCCGCGTCGACCATCCCGAGCACCGTCGTGGGCACCTGCACGAGCGCGACGCCGCGCAGCCAGGTCGCGGCGACGAAGCCCGCGAGATCGGTCACCGCGCCGCCGCCGAACCCGACGACCGCGTCCGTCCGTGTGAAGTCCGCCTGGCCCATGACCTGCCAGCAGAAGGCGGCCACCTCGACCCGCTTGCCGGACTCCGCGTCCGGGATCTCGGCCAGCAGCACCTCCCGGGCGCTCGAGGCCTGCAGCCGCTCCCGCAGCTCGGCGGCCTTGGCGCTCAGGGTCGGCGGATGCACGACGAGCACCTTCCGTGTCGCGCTCGGCAGTGCCGCGTCGATCCGGTCGAGGACGCCGCGTCCCACCGTCACGTCATACGGCGCGTCGCCGCCCACGGAGACAACGGTCGGCTGGTCTGTCATACGTGTGCCTCTCCTGCGATGCGCTCCCGCGCCCAGTCGACGATCGCCTGCACGACCTCCGAGATCGGGCCGCGCGAGGTGTCGAACTCGACGTCGGACACCTCGTCGTAGAACGGCCGGCGCTCGGCCATGATGCGCTGCCACTGCGTGACCGGGTCCTCGCCCGCGAGGAGCGGCCGGTTCCCCCCGCCGATGCGGTGCCCGATGACGTGGGGAGCGACCGTGAGCAGCACGACCCGGTGCGCGGCCAGGTCCGCCCGCGTCTGCGGATCGATGACCGATCCGCCGCCGAGGGCGATGACACCCTCATTGCCCAGGGCACGGGCGACGGTCTCGCGCTCGATGCGCCGGAACTCCGCCTCGCCGCGCGACCGGAACAGGTCCGGGATCGGGCCGTGGTCGCGCACGACGAGCGCGTCGGTGTCGACGAAGGGCACGTCGAGCGCGCGCGCGACGCGCCGCCCGATGCTCGTCTTCCCCGCCCCCATCGGCCCGACGAGCACGAGCGTGGGCGCGGCGGGCGCCTGGGTCACAGAAGCCCCGGGTCGCTCGCCGTCGTGGAGCGCAGCGTGTCGGGGATCGCCGCGAGGTACGTCTCGAGGTTGCGGCGGGTCTCGGCGACGTTGTCGCCGCCGAACTTCTCGAGCACCGACTCCGCGAGCACGATCGCGACCATCGCCTCGGCCACGACGCCCGCAGCCGGCACGGCGCAGACGTCGGAACGCTGGTGGTGGGCCGAAGCCGTGTCGCCCGTCGCGACATCGACGGTCCGCAATGCGTGCGGGATCGTCGCGATGGGCTTCATCCCGGCGCGCACCCGCAGCACGGTCCCGGTCGACATCCCGCCCTCGGTGCCGCCCGCGCGATCGCTGCCGCGCACGATGCCGTCCTCCGACGCGAACAGCTCGTCGTGGGCCGCGGATCCCCGACGGGTCGTCGTGAGGAAGCCGTCGCCCACCTCGACGCCCTTGATCGCCTGGATGCTCATGAGCGCCTGCGCGAGCTTGCCGTCGAGTCGACGATCCCACTGCACGTGGGAACCGAGCCCCGGGGGCAGACCGTACGCGAGGACCTCGACGATCCCGCCGAGAGTGTCCCCGTCCTTCTTGGCCGCGTCCACCTCGGCGACCATGAGGGCGCTCGTGTCCGGATCGAAGCAGCGCAACGGATCCGCGTCGAGCGTGTCGACGTCGTCCGGATGCGGCAGGGCGGCGCCCTCGGGCACGCGCACCGGCCCGATCGAGAGCGTGTGGCTCACCAGTCGGATGCCGAGCTCCCCGAGGAACGCGCGGGCCAGAGTGCCGAGCGCCACGCGGGCAGCCGTCTCGCGCGCGCTCGCACGCTCGAGGATCGGGCGCGCCTCGTCGAAGCCGTACTTCTGCATTCCGACCAGGTCGGCGTGTCCCGGGCGCGGACGCGTCAGCTCGGCGCCCCTCCCCCGCGACTTCTCGGTCAGCTCGACGGGCTCCGCGCTCATGACCTCGACCCACTTGGGCCACTCCGTGTTGCCGATGCGCACCGCGATCGGGCTGCCAAGGGACAGACCGTGACGCACGCCCGCGGAGATCGTGAGCTCGTCCTCTTCGAACTTCATGCGCGAACCGCGCCCATAGCCGAGCTTGCGGCGCGCGAGATCGGCCTGGATGGCGGCTCGCGAGATGGGGACACCCGCGGGGAGCCCTTCCATGATGGCGACGAGTTCAGGGCCGTGCGATTCGCCGGCGGTGAGGACGCGGAGCATTGCTCTAGTCTCCCACGGCGGCGTCGCCGGCGAGTGCCGCACGCATCGCGGCGATCACCTCGTCCTCGTTCTCGAGCGGTCGGTCGGGAGCGCCGCCCACGAAGATGCGCACCTGGAGGACCGCCTGCTGCAGCAGCATGCCGAGCCCGTCCCAGGCTTCGCCGCCCCGGCGCTGCCATGCCGTCCCGAGCACACTCGGCCAGTGGCCGTAGACCACGTCGTAGAGCGCGCCGCCGGCATCCGCGAGCGTGGCCGCGGCGTCGTCCGACAGCGGGGCGCCGCCGGGAAGGGCGGCGACCGTGAGCGGCACCGGCGCATAGGCGTCTGCGAAGAACGGGACCGGCGTGACGGCGACCCCCAGCAGGTCGCCTCCCAGGTGCTGCAGCGGCCCGACCGCGGTGCGCCGGCGCGCGACGACCTCGACCTCCTTCGCCCCCAGCTCGGCGAGGGCGACCAGCGCAGACGTCGCGGTGGAGCCGGCGCCGATGATGCGCGCCCGCTCGACGCCCGTGAACCCGCGTTCCCGCAGGTCGCGTACGAGCCCGCCGACGTCGGTGTTGAACCCGTGCGGTCCCGCCGCGCTCAACAGGTAGGTGTTGACGGCTCCCGTGAGCCGCGCGTGCCGATCGCGCTGGAACGCACGCAGGTGCGCGACCTGCTTGAGCGGCATCGTGAGGGAGAGGCCACGGTAGCTCGGTCCCAGCCCCTCGAGCTCGCGCGCGAACTCGTGCTCGGCGACCCGGCGACGCCCGTACACCCAGTCAAGTCCGAGCACGCGGTACGCCGCGGCGTGCAGGTCGGGCGACCGGCTGTGGTCGATCGGGTCACCCCAGACGGCGAGGTGCGTCAGCATCCCGCATCCGGATGATCCGTGCACCACGCGCGCCACTGCTCGACCGCCGCCTCGTGGTCTGCGTCGTTGGATGTGAACACGGTCTCGCCCGTGTCGAGGTTGACGGTGACGAAGTAGAGCCAGTCCCCGGCGGCGGGGTGCAGCGCCGCATCGATCGCGAGATCGCCGGGGTTCGCGATCGGCGTCGCCGGCAGACCCGTGATGACGTAGGTGTTCCACTTGTTGTCATCGGCGAGTGCGGCGGCGGAGCTCGACACCGTGCCGTCGTGCATGGAGCCGTAGCCGTACTGCGCCGTCGAGTCCATCTGCAGCTTCATGCCGATGTCCAGACGGTTCTGGATCACCCGCGAGACCTTGTAGAAGTCGTCGGTGTTGCGCGCCTCGCGCTGGATGATCGACGCGATCGTGAGGATGCGTTCACGGTCCGTCGCGGCGACCTGCGCATCGTCGAGCGCCTTCACGCTGCGATCGACCATCGTGCGGATGACGTCGTGCGGGGTCGTCCCGGGATCGAAGGTGTACGTCGCCGGGAACAGCCACCCCTCCAGCGACGGCGCACTCACGCCGTAGGCCGACGGGTCCGCGGCGGCCGCCTTCAGGTCGTCGAGCGACATCTGCAGCGCGCTGCTGATCCGCTCGAGCGAGGTGGACACCGTGAGCCCCTCCTGCAGCTGGACCGTGTTCGACATGCGGTTCGCGGGATCGAGCAGTGCGGCGACCGCGGCCGCCGCCGTCATCTTGAGCTGCAGCTTGTAGACGCCGGGCTGGAAGTCGGGGTTCTGGCCCGAGGAGACCAGGTACGAGTAGACCACGCCGGAAGTCCTGGTGACGCCGGCCTGGAACAGCGCGTCGGACACGTTCGCGCCCGTGTCGCCGGACGTGATCGTGACGGTGGCCTCGCCCTCGGCGATGCCGGCCTCGTAGTCGCTCGGCTCCTGCCATCCCATGAGCGAGCGGATCTGCGGCTCGTACGTGTTCCACACCCACAGGCCGGCTCCCGCGAGCCCGCCCAGCAGCACGACGACGATCGCGAACGCGATCCAGCCTGCGGCGCGGCGGCGGCGACGGGTCGGACGCGCCGGCGGGGCGCCGATAGCCTCCGTCGTCGCACGCCCGGTGAACAGGTCCTCCAGGTCGCCCGCCTGTCCCGTGGACGGGGTCTCGGCGGTGGGCCGTGCCTCCCGCGCCTCGCGGGCGGCACGTCGGGAGGGCGGCGGGGTGTCGGACATGTCAGACGTTCTCCTCGGCCGGGGGTACGGGTGCTCCGGCCGGTCGCCCCGTCTGCTTCTCCGCGTCGAGCGCACTCTGCAGCAGGATGACGGCGGCGACTTGATCGACAATGCTACGAGAGTTCCGCTGCGAACGACCGGACTGGCGCAGAACAGCGTGGGCGGATACGGTACTCAGCCTCTCGTCGACCAGGCGCACCGGGACGGGCGCCGCGGCGGCGACGGCCCCGGCGAACGCTCGCGCATCCGTGGTGGAGGGCGTGTCGGCGCCGCTCAGCGACGTCGGGAGCCCGACGAGGATCTCGACCGCCTCGTGCTCGACAGCCAGCTCCACGACCCGCGCCACCGCGACGCCATCGCGCCGAACGGTCTCGACCGGGGTCGCGAGCAGCCCGTCGGGGTCGCATCGTGCGACCCCGACCCGGGCTTTGCCCACGTCGACGCCGAGGCGCACGCCACGGCGGAATCCGCTCACGCGGCGCCGATCAGGCGGCGGACCTCGGCGAGGGCGTCGCCCAGACGTGCCAGGGTCGGCGCCGCCGCCCTGGGCGACGTCGTCACGTCCACCGCCTCCTCCGCCGAGCACGGCGGCCGCGGCCTTGGCGAGCACGCCCGCTCGGGCTCCGTGACCGCGCGCGCCGTCGTTCGTCGCGACGACGACCGTCGGGCGACCTCCCACGATCGCGCCCAGCGCGACGACCGCCGCACGGTCGTTCATCCGGTCCCGCACCTGCAGGGTGAGGGTACGCAGGTCGTCGGCCGAGGCCGCTTCGCCGACGGATGCCGCCACCAGCGACACGTCCCCGATGCGGGTGGCGGACTCGGCCAGCGCCGGCGCCCGCTCCGCGAGCGCACGCGCCTCGAAGGCGGCGATCTTCTTCTCCGCCGCCTTCAGGTTCGCGGTCAGCTCGGCGATCCGCGCGGGCAGCTGATCGCGCGGCGCCTTCAGCGCCGTCGAGAGCTGCGAGACGATCGACCGCTCTGCGGCGAGCTCGCGGAAGGCGTCGAGTCCCACGAGGGCTTCGACACGGCGGTTCGAGGCGCCCACGGACGACTCGCCCACGAGGCTCACGAGCCCGATCTCGGCGCTCGAGGAGACATGCGTGCCACCGCACAGCTCGCGCGACCAGGGGCCGCCGATGTCGACCATGCGCACCGTGTCGCCGTACTTCTCGCCGAACAGCGCCATCGCGCCGAGCTCCTTGGCCTCCGCGAGCGAGAGCACCCGCGTCGTGACCTCGAGGTTGTCGCGCACGGCGTTGTTGGTGATCTCCTCGATCTCGCTCTTGGTCGCATCCGACAGTGCCTGGCTCCACGTGAAGTCGAAGCGGAGGTATCCGGCACGGTTCAGCGAGCCGGCCTGCGTGGCGCTGCGGCCCAGCGTGTCGCGGAGGGCCGCGTGCACCAGGTGGGTCGCGGAGTGCGCCTGACGTGCGGCGCGGCGATTGACCGCATCCACGACGGTCGTGGCGGCGGCGCCGACGGCGACCTCACCCGCCGTGACCTCGACCGTGTGGCTGATGAGGCCGGGCACGGGACGCTGGACGTCGAGGACCTCGAGCTCGTAGCCGGGACCGACGATCACGCCCTTGTCCGCGACCTGACCGCCGGACTCCGCGTACAGCGCGGTCTCGGCCAGGACGACCTCCGCGATCTGGCCCTCGCCCGCACGATCGACCGGGATGCCGTCGACCAGCAGTCCGAGCACGCTCGACTCGGTCTCGAGGTCGGTGTACCCGGTGAAGACGGTCTCGCCGGCGGCCCGCAGCTCGCGATACACCGAGTGGTCCGCGATCGCACGGCGCCGCGCCTTGGCGTCGGCCTTCGCGCGGGTCTTCTGCTCCTGCATGAGCTCGTCGAACGCCGCGCGGTCGACATCCAGCCCGGCCTCTGCGGCGACCTCGAGCGTCAGGTCGATCGGGAAGCCGTAGGTGTCGTGCAGGAGGAAGGCCTCCGAGCCGGACAGCGTGGCGCCGCCTGCGGACTTCGTCTGCGCGACCGCCGTGTCGAGGATCGTCGACCCCGACGCAAGGGTGCGCAGGAACGTGTCCTCCTCCGCGAACGCATACTGCGAGATGCGGTCCCAGTCGGTGGCGACCTCGGGGTAGGCGGACGCCATCGCGTCACGGGAGGCGGAGAACAGCTCGGGGAAGGTCGGGCCGTCCACCCCCAGCAGGCGCATGGCGCGGATGCTGCGGCGCATGAGGCGGCGGAGGATGTAGCCCCGTCCCTCGTTCGAGGGCGTCACCCCGTCCGAGAGCAGCATGAGCGACGAGCGCACGTGATCGGCGATGACGCGGTAGCGCACGTCGTCCTCGTGCTCGCGCCCGTAGGGGCGGCCGGAGAGCTCGACCGCGCGGTCGAGGACCGGACGCACCTGGTCGGTCTCGTACATGTTCTCGACGCCCTGCTTGATGAAGGCGACCCGCTCCAGCCCCATCCCGGTGTCGATGTTCTTGTGGGGCAGCTCGCCGACGATGTCGAAGTCGACCTTCGATCGCACGTTGTTGATCGCGTACTGCATGAACACGAGGTTCCAGATCTCGGTGAAGCGGTTGTCGTCCACCGCAGGACCGCCGTCGCGACCGTAGGCGGGACCGCGGTCGAAGTAGATCTCCGAGCAGGGTCCCGCGGGTCCCGGCTGGCCGGTCGACCAGTAGTTGTCCTCACGTCCCATCCGCTGGATGCGCTCCTCGGGCAGGCCCGCGATCGTGCGCCACAGGCCGGCGGCCTCGTCGTCGGTCTCGTAGACCGTGACCCAGAGGTCCTTCTCGGCGAAGCCGAGTCCGCCGTCGGCCTCGGGACGCGTGAGGAGCTCCCACGCGTACGTGATGGCGCCCTCTTTGAAGTAGTCGCCGAAGGACCAGTTGCCGAGCATCTGGAAGAAGGTGCCGTGGCGCGCGGTGTGCCCGACCTCTTCGATGTCGTTCGTGCGGATGCACTTCTGCACGTCGGCGGCGCGCGGGAAGGGCGCGGGGACCGTGCCGTTCAGATACGGCACGAACGGCACCATGCCGGCCACCGTGAACAGCAGCGTCGGGTCGTCGCTGACGAGCGAGGCGGAGGGGACGATGACGTGGTCGTTCTTCTCGAAGAAATCGAGGTAACGGCGCGCGATCTCGGCAGTCTTCATGGATGTTCCTCGGTACGGGCGCGCGAAAGCCCCCGAGGGGCGCGCGGCGGTGTCAGTCTGCGTCGCGGGCGGCGGCGGGCGCATCCGCCTCGATGAGCTCGTTCAGGCGGGCCTGCTGGTCGCGGTAGGCGTCGCCCATGCGATCGGCGAACTCGGAGATACGGGCGTCGACCTCGGCGAGCAGCTCGTGTCCACGCGGGTCCTTGTCGACGAGGTGGGCGAGCACGAACCCGGCCAGCGTGCCGAACACAAACCAGAAGAAGCTCTTCACCGCAGACATCCTCGCTCTCGTCGCTCGACGCGACATCCCCATCGTAGTCGGCATCCGCCGGCCGGTGCCGGGGACGACGGAGGGCGCCGGGAACCCCCGACGCCCTCCTTGTGTGCTGCGCTCAGCGCGCGGCGTAGTACTCGACGACCAGCTGGACGTCGCAGACCACGGGGACCTCGGCACGCTTGGGGCGGCGGACGAGACGGGCCTGCAGCGTCGACAGGTCGACCTCGAGGTAGCCCGGGACGGGGGGCAGCACCTCGGCGTGCCCGCCTGCGGCAGCCACCTGGAAGGGCTCGGTGCCCTCGCTGCGCTGCTTGACGTGGATGAGCTGACCCGGCTTCACACGGAACGACGGGCGGTCCACGATCTGGCCGTCGACCAGGATGTGGCGGTGCACGACGAACTGGCGGGCCTGAGCGGTCGTGCGGGCGAAGCCGGCACGGACGACGAGGGCGTCCAGACGCATCTCGAGCTGCTCGACCAGGTTCTCACCGGTCAGGCCGTCCTTGCGGCGGGCCTCTTCGAACTGGATGCGCAGCTGCTTCTCGCGGATGCCGTACTGCTCGCGCAGGCGCTGCTTCTCACGGAGGCGGACGGCGTAGTCGCTGTCGGCCTTCCGCTTGGTGCGGCCGTGCTCGCCGGGAGCGTAGGGGCGCTTCTCGAGGTAGCGCGCGGCCTTGGGGGTGAGCGCGACGCCGAGCGCGCGCGACAGACGGACCTTGCGGCGGTCCTGGGACTTCGTGACCACGAAGTGTTCCTTCCGATGACGCGGCCGTGACTCTCACGGCCCGCGGACGTATCTCCCCTTCCCCGGGCTTCGGGCGCACGCCGGGGCGCATCGAAGTGGCTTGACGGAAGGGGGATGCCCGAAAACTCGGTTTCGAGCCGGTTAAGTCTACCAGAATGGACCGTCGCCGCCGGCATCACCACCGGATCAGGACATCCTGCGAAGGCAGGAAGGTTGCGGCGGGACGCCGCCTGATCCGGCGAGATGGCCTGATGCGGCGCGAAGGATGCGGCTACTCCCCGTCGACGATGCGGCGGATCTTCTCGAGGCGCGCCTGCACATCGCGCTCCTGGCCGTGGTTCGTCGGCTCGTAGTAGCGGGTGCCGCGGAGGGTGTCGGGGAGATACTGCTGCGCCACGACGCCGATCTCGCTGTCGTGCGGGTACCGATAGCCCTTGCCGTGCCCGAGCCGTTTCGCCCCCGCGTAGTGCGCGTCGCGCAGGTGCTTCGGCACGCGCCCGGACTTGCCGGCACGGACGTCGGCGATCGCCTGGTTGATCGCGAGGTATGCGGCGTTCGACTTGGCCGTGGTGGCGAGGTACAGGGTCGCCTCGGCGAGCGGGATCCGCCCCTCCGGCATGCCGATGAACTGCACGGCGTCGGCGGCGGCCGTCGCGATCTGGAGCGCCTGCGGATCGGCGAGGCCGATGTCCTCCGCCGCCGAGATCACGAGTCGACGGGCGATGAACCGGGGGTCCTCGCCCGCTTCGATCATTCGCGCGAGGTAGTGGATCGCCGCATCCGGATCGGAGCCGCGGATCGACTTGATGAAGGCGCTGATGACGTCGTAGTGCTCGTCTCCCTGCCGGTCGTACCGCAGGAGCGCCCGGTCGACGGCCTGCGAGACGACATCGGCGGTCACCGGCTCTCCCTCGGGCGCCATGGATGCCGCGGCCTCCAGGGCCGTGAGCGCGCGCCGGGCGTCACCCGACGCGAGCTGGATGAGCGCGGCACGTGCTTCGGGCTCGAGCTCGACGGCACCGGCGAGCCCCCGCGCATCCGTGACGGCGCGATCGATCAGCTCGCCCAGATCGTCGTCGGACAGCGTCTCCAGCGTCAGCAGCAGCGACCGCGAGAGGAGCGGCGAGATGACCGAGAACGACGGGTTCTCCGTCGTCGCCGCGATCAGCACGACCCATCCGTTCTCCACGCCGGGCAGCAGCGCGTCCTGCTGGGCCTTCGTGAACCGGTGGATCTCGTCGAGGAAGAGGATCGTCGACTGTCCGTAGAGGTCGCGCTGGTTCAACGCCTCCTGCATGACCTCACGGACGTCCTTCACGCCCGCGGTGATCGCCGACAGCTCGATGAACCGCCGCCCGGAGGAACGGGCGATCGCCTGCGCGAGCGTGGTCTTGCCCGTGCCGGGCGGGCCCCAGAGGATGACCGACACGGCACCGGTCGTGCGACGCTCGGGGTCGGCGAGGGCGACGAGCGGCGAGCCCGGGCGCAGCAGATGGCGTTGGCCCGCCACCTCGTCGAGCGACACGGGCCTCATCCGCACCGCCAGAGGCGTGGGCGTGCCGAACAAGGCCGCCGATCCGCTCATGGTCCTCAAGGCTAGACGGATGCGGGGACATCGCGGGCCGCGCACTTTGGCGGCTCATGGTCCGGCACCGTAGGATCGTGCCGGTCTGCGAGGAGGACGTGTGGCGGCGACGGCGAGAGAGCGCGAGGAGCGTGCGGCACGGGAGCGTGCCCGCGTGTACGCCGCGCGGCAGGAACTGCACCGGCGACAGGTCGGCCGCCGACGCCGGGACGACGTGATCGCGGGCGTCGCGGGCGGCATCCTCGTGCTGGCGATCGCCGGAGTCCAGTTCGCGTACTACGAGACGGGGCCCGGCGCGCCGGCGCCGAGCGACACCTCGACGTCCACGCCCCAGCCGACCACGACCGACGCCGTGTCGCCGGATCCCGCGTCGACCGATGGGGGCATCCCGGACCCCGCGAGCACGCCCGCGGGCTGAGCGACCTCCTGCTCCTGGGTCCGACGGCGGGTCGCGTACTAGGCTGAGTGGCATTGCCCGCCGACCGACGTGAGCTGCCTGAGGTGCCTGTGACCACCGAATCCACCCCCGATTCCTCCGAGAACGCCCCCTGGGGGCGTGTCGACGACGACGGCACGGTCTCCGTCCGCGACGGCGACCAGTGGCGGGTCGTCGGTCAGTTCCCCGACGGCGACCCCGAGGAAGCCCTCGCCTACTTCCAGCGCAAGTACGCCGATCTCGCCTCCGAGGTCACGCTGCTGGAGGTCCGGCACCGTCGCGGCGGCGCGTCCGCGTCCGACCTGCGCCACACGGCGACGACCCTGCGAGCGAAGATCTCCGGCGCGTCCGCCGTCGGCGACCTCGCGGCACTCGACGCACGGCTCACCGCGATCACCGGTGAGCTGGAGCAGGCCTCCGCGACCGAGGCCGCCGCGGCCCGCGAGGCGGTCGACGCCGCGATCGCGGAGCGCACGGCCCTCGTCGAGCGCGCCGAGGCGCTCGCCTCGCGCGACCCCGGCTCGATCCAGTGGAAGCAGACCTCCGCCGAGCTCACGGCCCTGTTCGACCAGTGGCAGGCGCAGCAGCAGAACGGGCCGCGACTGCCCAAGTCGACGGCGCAGCAGCTGTGGACCCGCTTCCGCGACGCCCGCGCGACCCTCGAGCGCCACCGCCGCGCGTTCTACGCCGGTCTCGACGAGACGCACAAGCTCGCCCGCGACCAGAAGACCCGGCTCGTGGAACGGGCGGAGGCCCTCGCCTCGCAGGGCGAGGACGGCATCCCGGCCTATCGCGCGCTCCTGGACCAGTGGAAGTCCGCCGGCCGAGCCGGCAAGAAGATCGACGACGCGCTCTGGGCACGGTTCAAGGCCGCGGGCGACGCTCTGTACGGGGCCCGCGTGGAGCGCGAGAGCGCCCAGGCGGAAGAGTCGAAGGAGCGCATCGAGCGCAAGCGCGAGCTGCTCGCGTCGGCCCGCGACATCCCCGACGAGAAGGACATCGCGAAGGCTCGTCAGCGTCTCACCGCCGTGCAGCGCGAGTGGGACGAGATCGGACGTATCTTCCCGCGCGAGGCGGAGCGTTCCCTCGACGACGATCTCCGCAAGATCGAGCAGGGCGTGAAGTCCCGCGAGGACGCCGACTGGAAGCGCAACAATCCGGAGACCAAGGCCCGCGCCAACGATCTGACACGGCAGCTCACCGACGCGATCGCGAAACTCGAGGACGAGCTCGCCGAGGCGCAGGCCTCCGGCAACGCTCGCCGCATCAAGGACGCGACCGAGGCGCTCGAGGCCCGCAAGGCGTGGCTGCGCGCGATCGGCGGCTGATCCTCCGCTCCCCCGCCGGGTGATCATCGTCGGCTTTCCACAGACCACGAGGGAGGCCGGCCTCGGTGGAGCGCCATGCGCGAGACTGCCGATATGGCATCCTCGGTCCTGCACTTCGCCGGCGACCGGCTCTCCGAGCCCGAGCTCTGCGCGGCGCGGATCGACGGCCACGTCGTCGCGCTCGGCGAGGGCTACCTCGCCGCGGACGCGATCGAGTCACCCGCGCTGCGCGCCGCATCGCTGCGTCCGCTGCTCGGCGCGGACACCGCCGCGACCCATGAGAGCGCCGCGTGGATCCACGGCGCGATCGAGTCGCCGCCCGCACGCCACAGCGTGCAGCGCATCACCACGACGCGCAAGCGCTACCGCCCCGCCGATCCGCGCTGCCGCTATCGGACGATGCTGCTCCCCGACGCCGACCTCGTCCGCATCGCCGGCGCGGCCGTGTCCTCGCCCACCCGCACGCTCATCGATCTCGCACGCGAGGGATGCGACCCCTCGATCGTGCGAGACATCCTGACGTTGTTCCCCCAGGCGCTGCCGGAGGCGCTCGCCCGGCTCGAGGCGAGCGTGGTCCCCGGCAAACGTGCCGCGCTCCGGCTGCTTCGCGCCTAGGAGGACGTCACGCGATAGACGTCGTAGACGGCGTCGATCCGGCGCACCGCGTTCAGCACGCGGTCCAGGTGCACGGTGTCGCCCATCTCGAACACGTAGCGGCTGAGCGCGAGGCGGTCGTTGGTCGTCTGCACACTGGCCGAGAGGATGTTCACGTGGTGCTCGCTGAGCACACGGGTGATGTCGCTGAGCAGTCCCGACCGGTCCAGCGCCTCGACCTGGATCTGCACCAGGAACACGCTCTTGGTGGTCGGCGCCCACTCCACGTCGATCATCCGCTCGGGATCAGCCATGAGCGACTTCACGTTCGTGCAGTCCGTCCGGTGCACCGAGACGCCGCTGCCGCGGGTCACGAAGCCGATGATCTCGTCCCCCGGGACCGGCGTGCAGCACTTGGCGAGCTTGACGAGGATGTCGGGAGCACCCCGCACCAGCACGCCCGAGTCGCCGTCGCGCGGCGCCCGACCCCGCC
It includes:
- the mltG gene encoding endolytic transglycosylase MltG translates to MSDTPPPSRRAAREAREARPTAETPSTGQAGDLEDLFTGRATTEAIGAPPARPTRRRRRAAGWIAFAIVVVLLGGLAGAGLWVWNTYEPQIRSLMGWQEPSDYEAGIAEGEATVTITSGDTGANVSDALFQAGVTRTSGVVYSYLVSSGQNPDFQPGVYKLQLKMTAAAAVAALLDPANRMSNTVQLQEGLTVSTSLERISSALQMSLDDLKAAAADPSAYGVSAPSLEGWLFPATYTFDPGTTPHDVIRTMVDRSVKALDDAQVAATDRERILTIASIIQREARNTDDFYKVSRVIQNRLDIGMKLQMDSTAQYGYGSMHDGTVSSSAAALADDNKWNTYVITGLPATPIANPGDLAIDAALHPAAGDWLYFVTVNLDTGETVFTSNDADHEAAVEQWRAWCTDHPDAGC
- a CDS encoding shikimate dehydrogenase; this encodes MLTHLAVWGDPIDHSRSPDLHAAAYRVLGLDWVYGRRRVAEHEFARELEGLGPSYRGLSLTMPLKQVAHLRAFQRDRHARLTGAVNTYLLSAAGPHGFNTDVGGLVRDLRERGFTGVERARIIGAGSTATSALVALAELGAKEVEVVARRRTAVGPLQHLGGDLLGVAVTPVPFFADAYAPVPLTVAALPGGAPLSDDAAATLADAGGALYDVVYGHWPSVLGTAWQRRGGEAWDGLGMLLQQAVLQVRIFVGGAPDRPLENEDEVIAAMRAALAGDAAVGD
- a CDS encoding shikimate kinase, which produces MGAGKTSIGRRVARALDVPFVDTDALVVRDHGPIPDLFRSRGEAEFRRIERETVARALGNEGVIALGGGSVIDPQTRADLAAHRVVLLTVAPHVIGHRIGGGNRPLLAGEDPVTQWQRIMAERRPFYDEVSDVEFDTSRGPISEVVQAIVDWARERIAGEAHV
- the aroC gene encoding chorismate synthase; protein product: MLRVLTAGESHGPELVAIMEGLPAGVPISRAAIQADLARRKLGYGRGSRMKFEEDELTISAGVRHGLSLGSPIAVRIGNTEWPKWVEVMSAEPVELTEKSRGRGAELTRPRPGHADLVGMQKYGFDEARPILERASARETAARVALGTLARAFLGELGIRLVSHTLSIGPVRVPEGAALPHPDDVDTLDADPLRCFDPDTSALMVAEVDAAKKDGDTLGGIVEVLAYGLPPGLGSHVQWDRRLDGKLAQALMSIQAIKGVEVGDGFLTTTRRGSAAHDELFASEDGIVRGSDRAGGTEGGMSTGTVLRVRAGMKPIATIPHALRTVDVATGDTASAHHQRSDVCAVPAAGVVAEAMVAIVLAESVLEKFGGDNVAETRRNLETYLAAIPDTLRSTTASDPGLL
- the aroB gene encoding 3-dehydroquinate synthase, translated to MTDQPTVVSVGGDAPYDVTVGRGVLDRIDAALPSATRKVLVVHPPTLSAKAAELRERLQASSAREVLLAEIPDAESGKRVEVAAFCWQVMGQADFTRTDAVVGFGGGAVTDLAGFVAATWLRGVALVQVPTTVLGMVDAAVGGKTGINTAEGKNLVGAFWPPRAVICDLDLLDTLSANERVAGFAEVVKAGFIWYPEILDLIEADPVAAVDPASPAFRRCIELAIEMKARVVGEDLREAGLREVLNYGHTLGHAIEHAERYQWRHGAAISIGMMYAAELSRLAGRLSDEAVDRHRRILEMLGLPLSYRAGAWPQLLATMQRDKKSRGGMLRFIVLDDIARPTVLQAPDESLLFAAYQEIGQ